Genomic segment of Rhodococcus rhodochrous:
GAAGGCGAAATCGCAGAAGGTCGTCAACCTCCGGCGCGACGATCGCGTGACCGTCCTCGTCGAGGCCGGCGACACCTACGACCAGTTGCGTGGCGTCTCGATCGAGGGGCGCGCGGAGATCGTGGACGACCACGACCGCCTGTTCGAGGTCTGCCGCGACGTGTGGGAGCGGTACACCGCCCCGTACACGGAGGAGGCGCGCCCCGCGGTGGAGCAGATGATGCACAAGCGGGTGGCCGTCCGTGTGGTGCCCGCACGGGTGCGATCATGGGATCACCGCAAGCTCGGGATGCCCGCCATGGAGATCGGCGGCACGACGGCGGCGTATCTTCCGTCCGCCACGCCCTGACCGCACATACGCGAAAGGCTCTCCGATCGATGATCGGAGAGCCTTCGTGGTTGTACCCCCGATGGGATTCGAACCCACGCTACCGCCGTGAGAGGGCGGCGTCCTAGGCCGCTAGACGACGGGGGCCTGGAACTTTCCGAGGAATCGACGAGTCGACGCCTCCGAGAGAAGAACACCCACCGATCCGGAGATCGATGGGTAGTCCGTTGTACCCCCGATGGGATTCGAACCCACGCTACCGCCGTGAGAGGGCGGCGTCCTAGGCCGCTAGACGACGGGGGCCTATGGAACTTCTTCTCTTCGCTTCCCGAAGGAAGCTCAGCCAGCATAGCTGGCCGAGACGTTGCGGGCAAACCGCCGCGTCTCAGCTGGGGTACCAGGACTCGAACCTAGAATGGCTGAACCAGAATCAGCTGTGTTGCCAATTACACCATACCCCAATGGTTTGTTCCTTCGGCCTGCCCTGCGGGCGTTGTGGCCTCCGTTCCGAACCGAGAAGAAGATTAGCACCAACCCCGCCACCAACTACAAATCGGCTGGTCAGAGACCTGAAATCGAGCTCGGAACGAGCTCGGCCCGTCGCCGGCGGGTGCCGACGACGGGCCGAGAGCGACCCGTGAGGGGTCAGGCGATACGGGCCCGCCCGGCACGCAGGCGCGCGAGGGTGCGCTCACGACCGAGCAGTTCCATCGACTCGTAGAGCGGCGGGCTGACGTGCGAGCCCGTCACCGCGACCCGCACGGGAGCGAAGGCCTTCCTCGGCTTCAGCTCGAGCCCCTCGATCAGTGCGCTCTTGAGCGCCTCCTCGATCGCCGGCGTGGTCCACTCGGCCACGCCCTCGAGGGCGGCGACGGAGGCGTCGAGCACCGACGCGGCATCCTCCTTGAGGTTCTTCGCCGCAGAGGCCTCGTCGAGCGTGAAGTCGGCGTCGTCGACGAACAAGAACTTCAGCAGGTCCCACGCGTCCCCGAGAACGACGATGCGGGTCTGCACGAGGTCGGCGGCCGTCCGGAAGAGCGTGTCGTCGACGTCGGCCCCGATCCGGCCGTGCTCGACGAGGTACGCCTTCAGCCGGGTCGCGAACTCCGCCGGCTCGAGCAGGCGGATGTGCTCGGCGTTGATGGCGTCGGCCTTCTTCTGGTCGAACCGGGCCGGGTTCGAATTGACCTTGGAGATCTCGAAGGCCGCGACCATCTCGTCGAGAGAGAACACGTCGCGATCGTCGGCGAGACCCCAGCCGAGCAGAGCGAGGTAGTTGAGCAGGCCCTCGGGGATGAACCCGCGATCGCGGTGCAGGAAGAGGTTGGACTCAGGGTCGCGCTTGGAGAGCTTCTTGTTGCCCTGCCCCATCACGAACGGCAGGTGGCCGAACTCGGGCGTGAAATCGGTGACGCCGATGCGCTGCAGCGCCGCGTACAGCGCAAGCTGACGCGGGGTGGACGACAGCAGGTCCTCGCCGCGCAGGACGTGTGTGATCTTCATCAACGCGTCGTCGACGGGATTGACGAGGGTGTAGAGCGGGATGCCGTTGCCGCGGGTCAGCGCGAAGTCGGGCACCGAGCCCGCCTTGAAGGTGGTCTCGCCGCGGACCAGGTCGTTCCACGTGAGGTCCTCGTCGGGCATGCGCAGTCGCACGACCGGCTTGCGCCCCTCGTCGAGGAAGGCCTGCCGCTGCTCCGGGGTGAGGTCGCGGTCGAAGTTGTCGTAGCCGAGCTTCGGGTCGCGGCCGGCGGCCTTGTGCCGCTCCTCGACCTCTTCCGGCGTCGAGAACGACTCGTAGGCCTCACCGGCGTCGACGAGCTTCTGCACGATCTCGAGGTGAAGCTCGCGTCGCTGCGACTGCCGGTACGGCTCGTACGGTCCGCCGACCTCCGGACCCTCGTCCCATTCGAGACCCAGCCACCGGAGGGCGTCGAGGATCGCCTGGTACGACTCCTCGGTGTCGCGTGCGGCGTCGGTGTCTTCGATGCGGAACACGAAGGTGCCGCCGTGATGACGCGCGAAAGCCCAGTTGAACAGGGCGGTGCGCACCAGACCCACATGCGGGGTTCCGGTCGGTGACGGGCAGAAACGTACGCGTACTTCGCTGGTGGTCATGACTCGCTCAGGGTTGAGGATCGACGGGAGACCTTCCCAGGCTATCCGCCCCGCAGCGAGCTCCGGTCAGGATCCCTTGGCGACGACCGGATTCGTGAGCGTTCCGATGCCCTCGACGGTGATCGAGACGGTGTTGCCCGGCTCGATCGGTCCGACACCTTCGGGGGTGCCGGTGAGGATGACGTCGCCCGGCAGCAGGGTCATGACACCGGAGATCCATTCGATGAGCTTCGGGATGTCGTGCACCATCTTCGAGGTGCGGCTGCGCTGGCGGATCTGCCCGTCGACCTCCGCCGAGATCTCGAGATCGGAAGGGTCGATGTCGGTTTCGATCCACGGACCGAGCGGGCAGAAGGTGTCGTGGCCCTTGGCCCGGCCCCACTGGCCGTCCTTGCGCTGATGGTCGCGCGCGGACACGTCGTTGGCCACCGTGTAGCCGAGGATCGCCTCCCGGGCCTTCGCGGCGGGGACGTCCTTGCAGGGGCGCCCGATGACCACGGCGAGTTCGGCCTCGTGGTGGACGAGCGAGGTGGTGGGCGGAATCACGATGGGCGCGCCCGGGCCCACGATCGACGTGTTGGGCTTGAGGAAGATCATCGGCTCGTCGGGGACCTCGTTGCCCGACTCGGCGGCGTGGGCGGCGTAGTTGCGACCGACCGCGATCACCTTGGTGGCGAGGATCGGGGCGAGAATCCGCACGTCGGCGAGGGGCCAGCTCCGGCCCGTGAAGGTGGGGTTCCCGAAAGGATGCTCGGCGATCTCCTTCGCCGTCGCGGACTCCCCCTCCCCTTCGATGCTCACGAACGCGACACCATCCGGGCTGGCAATTCGACCAAGGCGCATGTCCGGAGTCTAACGGTGCGCGCACACTGCGATCGACGCCCGGGTGCCGCGGGTATAGAGTCCGACCGAGATTTCATATAACGGTACGACTTTCTCAGATAGTGGGACTCATGGACACTCCGGACATCGGTGGGCGCCGATGGCTGATCCTGGCCCTCGGCGTCCTCGCCCAGGCCTCCCAGGCCACCGTCATCAACGGCGTCGCCTTCCTCATCCCGACCCTGAACCAGGAGGGTGGCTTCACCCTCGCGCAGGCCGGAACCCTCGCCGGCGCACCGATCCTCGGCGGCGTGTTCACGCTCGTCGTGTGGGGCGCGATCGCCGACCGGTTCGGTGAACGTCTCGCGCTGGCCGCCGGACTCGGGATCGCGGCCGTCGCGATGGGACTCGCGAGCGCGACCACCTCGCTGGACCTGTCCCGCACCGCCTCCGCCGCGCTGCTCGGCCTGTTGCTGATGTGTGCGGGAGCCGGCGCCGTGAGCGCCAATTCGGCGAGCGGTCGCGTGGTGGTCGGATGGTTCCCGCCGCACCAGCGCGGCCTCGCGATGGGCATCCGGCAGATGTCGGTGCCGCTGGGTGTCGCCGCGGGCGCACTCGTCATCCCGACTCTCGCGGGCGACCACGGGATCGCCTGGGCACTCGCGTTTCCCATGCTCGCGTGCGGGCTGGCAGCCGTCGCCTGCGCGGTCGGCGTGGTGGATCCGCCCCGACCCGGACGGGCGGAGGCCGAGCGCGCAGGCGTGCTCGGCAATCCCTACCGGAGTTCCATGTCCCTCACGCGCATCCATCTCGCGTCGATCCTGCTCGTCGTTCCGCAGTACGTCGTGTGGACCTACGCCCTGGTGTGGCTCATCGCCGACCGCGGCTGGGACGAGGTCGGCGCCGGCCTCGTCATCACCGCCGCCCAGATCCTCGGCGCCCTCGGACGTGTCGTCACCGGAGCCTGGTCCGATCGGGTGGGCAGCCGACTGGGACCGATGCGCATCGTCGCAATATCGGTCGTCGTGTCGATGGTCGCGCTGTCCGTCACCGCGTGGACGGATTCGGCGATCGCGGTGGGCGTCCTGCTCGTCGCGTCGATCCTGACCTCGGCGCCGAACGGGTTGGCGTTCACCGCCGTCGCGGAGATCGCCGGCCCGTTCTGGGGCGGTCGCGCACTCGGAATCCAGAACACCGGGCAGTTCGTCTTCGCCGCGGCCGTCGGACCGGTCTTCGGTGGGCTCATCGCTGCGGTCGGATTCCCCGCCGCGTTCGCCCTGGCCGCCATCGCTCCGGCAGCGGCGGTCCCGGTGGTCCCCAAGGACTGACACGAAGAACCGCGCGTGGCGCCGGACGGGACGTGCCCGCCGGCGCCACGCGCGGTCGTGAGGAAGAACTCGGTGTTCGAAGAGAACTCGGCGTTCAGAGAGAAGTTGCGATCCGATCGCCGATCTCGGTGGTCACGATCGGACCGGTGCCACGGTTCGCGAGGTCGGTCTCGACGGCCCGCTCGACGCGTGCAGCGTCCTCCTCGCGCCCGAGATGGCGCAGAAGCAGTGCGGTGGACAGGATCGCCGCGGTCGGGTCGGCGATGCCCTTGCCGGCGATGTCGGGTGCCGAGCCGTGGACGGGCTCGAACATCGAGGGGTTGGTGCCCGAAGCGTCGATGTTGCCGCTCGCGGCCAGACCGATGCCTCCGGTCACGGCGCCGGCGAGGTCGGTGATGATGTCGCCGAAAAGGTTGTCGGTGACGATGACGTCGAAGCGCGACGGGTCGTCGACCATGTAGATGGTCGCGGCGTCGATGTGGCAGTAGGCCGTGGTGACCTCGGGGAACTCCTTGCCCACGGTCTCGACGGCGCGGGTCCAGATCGCACCGGCGTTCGACAGCACATTCGTCTTGTGGATGAGCGTGACGTGCTTGCGGCGGGTCTGCGCGAGCTCGAAGGCGTAGCGGACCACGCGCTCGGCTCCGAACCAGGTGTTCACCGAGACCTCGGTGGCGATCTCGTGCGGGGTGCCGACGCGGATCGCTCCCCCGTTACCGGTGTACGGGCCCTCGGTGCCCTCGCGGACGACGACGAAGTCGATCTCGTGGTCGGCGGCGAGCGGCGACTTCGCGCCCGGGTACAGGCGCGACGGCCGCAGGTTGACGTGGTGGTCGAGGGCGAACCGCATGTTCAGGAGGAGACCGCGTTCGAGGACGCCGGGCGTGACCGACGGATCGCCGATGGCACCGAGGAGGATCGCGTCGTGCTCGCGGATCGCGGCGAGATCGGCATCGGGCAGGAGTTCGCCGGTCGCGTTGTACCGGCGGGCACCGAGGTCGTACTCGGTCGTCTCGAGATCCGGGACGAGAGCGCGGAGCACCTTGAGAGCTTCCGCCGTGACCTCGACACCGATGCCGTCACCGGGGATGACCGCAAGTTTCATGAGCACTACTCACTTCCTGTGCGACGGTGGCCGCGACCGTGCAGACGGTCGCGGCCACCGGATGATGGAGAACCGAAGGATCAGGACAGGTCGACCTGGGCGACGCGAGCGTCGAGCGCCTCGGTGATCTGTCCGACCTCGGCGTCGCCGACGACGCGGTCGACACGGAGGATCACGGTGGCGCCGGGGCCCTCCGCGTCCTGGCTCAGCGCCGCGGCCTGGATGTCGATGCTCGCGTTGCCGAGCACGGTGCCCAGCGTTCCGAGGACACCCGGACGGTCCTGGTAGTGGACGATCAGGTTGTGGCCCTCGGCGCGGAGGTCGAAGCTGCGGCCGTTGATGTTGACGATCTTCTCGACCTGCTGCAGGCCGGTGAGCGCACCCGCGACGGAGGTGACGTGTCCGTCCGGCGCGACGGCGCGGACCTCGACGGCGCTGCGGTGCGTGGTGGCCTCGCTGACCTTCTCGACCTCGACGGTCACGCCGCGCTGCTCCGCGAGCTTCGGGGCGTTGACGAAGGTGACCGGCTCGTCGCTGCTCGCCGAGAACAGGCCGCGGAGGGCGGCCAGGCCGAGGATGTCGGTGTTCTCGGCCGAGAGCTCACCGCTGACGACGACCTGCACGTTCTGCACGGCCTCGGGCGAGAGGGTGCCGGCGAGCAGACCGAGCTTGCGGACGAGCTCGAGCCACGGCGCGACCTCCTCGCCCACGGGGCCACCGGAGACGTTGACGGCGTCGGGCACGAACTCGCCGGCGAGGGCGAGCAGCACGCTCTTGGCGACGTCGGTACCGGCGCGGTCCTGGGCCTCGGCGGTGGATGCACCGAGGTGCGGGGTGACGACGACGTTGTCGAGGTCGAACAGCTTCGAATCGGTGCACGGCTCGGTCTCGAAGACGTCGAGGCCGGCAGCGCGGACCTTGCCTTCGACGAGCGCGTCGTACAGCGCGTCCTCGTCGATCAGGCCACCGCGGGCGGCGTTGACGATGATGACGCCGTCCTTGGCCTTGGACAGACGCTCGGCGTTGATCAGGCCGGCGGTCTCCTTGGTCTTGGGCAGGTGCACCGAGATGAAGTCGGCGCGGGCGACCAGCTCGTCGATGTCGACGAGCTCGATGCCGAGCTGTGCGGCGCGGGCGGCCGGCAGGTAGGGGTCGTACGCGATGACGTGGGTCTCGAACGCCGCGAGACGCTGGGCGAACAGCTGGCCGATGCGGCCGAGGCCGACGACGCCGACCGTCTTGCCGAGGATCTCGGTGCCGTTGAAGCTCGACCGCTTCCAGGTGCGCTCACGCAGGGTGCGGTCGGCGGCGGGAACCTGACGCGCCGCGGACATGAGGAGCGCGACCGCGTGCTCGGCGGCGGAGTGGATGTTGGAGGTGGGCGCGTTGACGACCATCACACCGCGCTCGGTGGCAGCGGCGATGTCGACGTTGTCGAGGCCGACACCGGCGCGACCGACGATCTTGAGGTTGGGCGCCGCAGCGAGCACCTCGGCGTCGACGGTGGTCGCGGAGCGGACCAGCAGCGCCTGGGCCTCGGGCACGGCCGCGAGCAGGGCGGGGCGGTCGGGGCCGTCGACCCAGCGCACCTCGACACCGTCACCGAGCGCATCGACGGTCGACTGCGCAAGCTTGTCGGCGATCAGGACTACTGGACGGCCATTCTGGCTCACGTGCGGACTCCCTGTGTCGTGAATGTGTGAGTGGTCGACGGCGCTCGCGCCCGACAGCATGCGTGGGCACCCGCGACCGCCCACAGTTTAGTGCCCCGGCCCCTCCCACGGGGCCACCGGGACCGGGATCACGGTGGTGCGGGCCGATCCTTCCGCGGGGGCGGGACGATGTCCTGCGGGGGTGCGTCGAGCACACTGCGCTCGATGCCGGGCTGGTTCCGGTGCCGGAAGGCCACCACGGCGGTGCGGACGGTCGGATGGAATCGCCCGGCCCCGAAGCGATTCCCCGATTGCATCCGGTGCAACTTGTCCTTGACCGGCCCCTTCATCGCGGCGAAGGCGAGCCGTATCCCCCTGTGGGCGAGGTAGTCGTCGAGACGTTCGATCTCTTCGACGGCGCTGATGTCGAGATCCGTGATCGGTTCGGCCGCGAGTACCACCCACTCGATACGGTCCTCGCGTTCGCGGACGAGTTCACGGACGAACTTCGTGAGGATCACACCGTTCGCGAAGAACAGCGGGGCGTCGAATCGCACGAGCACGAGACCCGGGATGCGGTGGCCCTCGGGATGCCGCTCCCGGTCGTGATATCCGGCGATGTCCTCGAGTTCGACGAGTTCGGTCCGGTGGGGTTGCCAGGCACGCACGATCACGACCGCCAACGACAATGCGATCGCGACGAGTACACCCCTCAACACACCGGCGAGACCGACCGCCACGAATGCGGCGAAGGACAAACAGAATTCGATCTTGTTGACCCGCCACAGGCGACCGAGCCCCTTCACATCGACGAGCGCACTCGCCGCGGCGATCACGACGGCAGCGAGCGCGGCCTGCGGCAGGTACGCCGTCGCCCCCGGCGCGGCCAGCAGGAAGATCGCGACCGTCACCGCTCCGACGGCACCCGCGAGCTGGGTACGCGCTCCGGCCTGTACGAGGACGGGAGTGCGACTGCCGCTGCCGCAGATCGGGAATCCGCCCGTCGCACCGGCTGCGATGTTCACCACACCGAGGGCGCGCATCTCGGAACTGCCGTCCACGTCCTCGCCCCGTCGGAGCGCGAACGAGCGCGACAGCACCGCGGTGTCGGCGAACGCGATGACGGCGACGGCGACGGCGGGTGCGAGCAGTTCGATCACGTCTCCCCGTTCGATACCGCCCAGAACGGGCGCGGGGATCCCGGCGGGCAACGCCCCCACCATCTCCACCCGATCGGTGAGCCCGAACACCTCGACCGCCGCGGAGGCGGCGACCACCGCGACGAGCACCGCGGGTATGCGGGGAACGACCTTCTGCAGCGCGAGGATCACAGCGAGGGTGCCGACGCCGAGGAGAAGTCCGACCGGTTCGACACCGTCCTCGAAGACGTCGTCGACGACGTCGAGAACCTCGGCGACGACACCGGATTCGTCGGCCGAGGTGCCCAGCAGGAGCGGGAGCTGCCCGACGATGACGATGATCGCGATCGCGTTGAGGAAACCGACCCGGATGGGTGTGGAGAGCAGATAGGTCAGGAATCCGAAGCGGAGTATCCCGCCGACGAGGAGGATCGCCCCGACGAGGAGGGCGAGCACACCGGCGAGGGCGACCGCACGCTGCGGATCACCGTCGGCGGCGAGCGGGATCACC
This window contains:
- a CDS encoding pyridoxamine 5'-phosphate oxidase family protein, whose protein sequence is MGTNRRADITMTDSEIDEFLHRSRVANLATLGPTGTPHLVAMWYAVLDGEIWFETKAKSQKVVNLRRDDRVTVLVEAGDTYDQLRGVSIEGRAEIVDDHDRLFEVCRDVWERYTAPYTEEARPAVEQMMHKRVAVRVVPARVRSWDHRKLGMPAMEIGGTTAAYLPSATP
- the gltX gene encoding glutamate--tRNA ligase encodes the protein MTTSEVRVRFCPSPTGTPHVGLVRTALFNWAFARHHGGTFVFRIEDTDAARDTEESYQAILDALRWLGLEWDEGPEVGGPYEPYRQSQRRELHLEIVQKLVDAGEAYESFSTPEEVEERHKAAGRDPKLGYDNFDRDLTPEQRQAFLDEGRKPVVRLRMPDEDLTWNDLVRGETTFKAGSVPDFALTRGNGIPLYTLVNPVDDALMKITHVLRGEDLLSSTPRQLALYAALQRIGVTDFTPEFGHLPFVMGQGNKKLSKRDPESNLFLHRDRGFIPEGLLNYLALLGWGLADDRDVFSLDEMVAAFEISKVNSNPARFDQKKADAINAEHIRLLEPAEFATRLKAYLVEHGRIGADVDDTLFRTAADLVQTRIVVLGDAWDLLKFLFVDDADFTLDEASAAKNLKEDAASVLDASVAALEGVAEWTTPAIEEALKSALIEGLELKPRKAFAPVRVAVTGSHVSPPLYESMELLGRERTLARLRAGRARIA
- a CDS encoding fumarylacetoacetate hydrolase family protein — its product is MRLGRIASPDGVAFVSIEGEGESATAKEIAEHPFGNPTFTGRSWPLADVRILAPILATKVIAVGRNYAAHAAESGNEVPDEPMIFLKPNTSIVGPGAPIVIPPTTSLVHHEAELAVVIGRPCKDVPAAKAREAILGYTVANDVSARDHQRKDGQWGRAKGHDTFCPLGPWIETDIDPSDLEISAEVDGQIRQRSRTSKMVHDIPKLIEWISGVMTLLPGDVILTGTPEGVGPIEPGNTVSITVEGIGTLTNPVVAKGS
- a CDS encoding MFS transporter translates to MDTPDIGGRRWLILALGVLAQASQATVINGVAFLIPTLNQEGGFTLAQAGTLAGAPILGGVFTLVVWGAIADRFGERLALAAGLGIAAVAMGLASATTSLDLSRTASAALLGLLLMCAGAGAVSANSASGRVVVGWFPPHQRGLAMGIRQMSVPLGVAAGALVIPTLAGDHGIAWALAFPMLACGLAAVACAVGVVDPPRPGRAEAERAGVLGNPYRSSMSLTRIHLASILLVVPQYVVWTYALVWLIADRGWDEVGAGLVITAAQILGALGRVVTGAWSDRVGSRLGPMRIVAISVVVSMVALSVTAWTDSAIAVGVLLVASILTSAPNGLAFTAVAEIAGPFWGGRALGIQNTGQFVFAAAVGPVFGGLIAAVGFPAAFALAAIAPAAAVPVVPKD
- a CDS encoding 3-isopropylmalate dehydrogenase; the protein is MKLAVIPGDGIGVEVTAEALKVLRALVPDLETTEYDLGARRYNATGELLPDADLAAIREHDAILLGAIGDPSVTPGVLERGLLLNMRFALDHHVNLRPSRLYPGAKSPLAADHEIDFVVVREGTEGPYTGNGGAIRVGTPHEIATEVSVNTWFGAERVVRYAFELAQTRRKHVTLIHKTNVLSNAGAIWTRAVETVGKEFPEVTTAYCHIDAATIYMVDDPSRFDVIVTDNLFGDIITDLAGAVTGGIGLAASGNIDASGTNPSMFEPVHGSAPDIAGKGIADPTAAILSTALLLRHLGREEDAARVERAVETDLANRGTGPIVTTEIGDRIATSL
- the serA gene encoding phosphoglycerate dehydrogenase yields the protein MSQNGRPVVLIADKLAQSTVDALGDGVEVRWVDGPDRPALLAAVPEAQALLVRSATTVDAEVLAAAPNLKIVGRAGVGLDNVDIAAATERGVMVVNAPTSNIHSAAEHAVALLMSAARQVPAADRTLRERTWKRSSFNGTEILGKTVGVVGLGRIGQLFAQRLAAFETHVIAYDPYLPAARAAQLGIELVDIDELVARADFISVHLPKTKETAGLINAERLSKAKDGVIIVNAARGGLIDEDALYDALVEGKVRAAGLDVFETEPCTDSKLFDLDNVVVTPHLGASTAEAQDRAGTDVAKSVLLALAGEFVPDAVNVSGGPVGEEVAPWLELVRKLGLLAGTLSPEAVQNVQVVVSGELSAENTDILGLAALRGLFSASSDEPVTFVNAPKLAEQRGVTVEVEKVSEATTHRSAVEVRAVAPDGHVTSVAGALTGLQQVEKIVNINGRSFDLRAEGHNLIVHYQDRPGVLGTLGTVLGNASIDIQAAALSQDAEGPGATVILRVDRVVGDAEVGQITEALDARVAQVDLS
- a CDS encoding SulP family inorganic anion transporter; this encodes MWLLAAFGRLPGVATARSYRRGWLRGDVTAGLALSALLVPTGMGYAQAAGLPPYTGLYATVVPMLVYAVVGPSRILVLGPDSALAPLIAAAVIPLAADGDPQRAVALAGVLALLVGAILLVGGILRFGFLTYLLSTPIRVGFLNAIAIIVIVGQLPLLLGTSADESGVVAEVLDVVDDVFEDGVEPVGLLLGVGTLAVILALQKVVPRIPAVLVAVVAASAAVEVFGLTDRVEMVGALPAGIPAPVLGGIERGDVIELLAPAVAVAVIAFADTAVLSRSFALRRGEDVDGSSEMRALGVVNIAAGATGGFPICGSGSRTPVLVQAGARTQLAGAVGAVTVAIFLLAAPGATAYLPQAALAAVVIAAASALVDVKGLGRLWRVNKIEFCLSFAAFVAVGLAGVLRGVLVAIALSLAVVIVRAWQPHRTELVELEDIAGYHDRERHPEGHRIPGLVLVRFDAPLFFANGVILTKFVRELVREREDRIEWVVLAAEPITDLDISAVEEIERLDDYLAHRGIRLAFAAMKGPVKDKLHRMQSGNRFGAGRFHPTVRTAVVAFRHRNQPGIERSVLDAPPQDIVPPPRKDRPAPP